In one Magallana gigas chromosome 7, xbMagGiga1.1, whole genome shotgun sequence genomic region, the following are encoded:
- the LOC105338161 gene encoding prolactin-releasing peptide receptor produces the protein MNEIVSIDAGRAEMSNNFSEAILMTISEAQLNMTTFNASLTTNDSNSSLSKHAFLSDESLSGLIVLYTLTTLLSITGNIFVVLVFAKGRHSRTDLRPFLINLAVADLVMAFFCMPFTFADTILGQWVFYKPICTLVLFVQLFSVAASVMTNMAIGIDRFLVVLFPLRSRVTYSRSKYVITVIWFCAFSLASVQFFVGRAQKHGDIYKCVEVWPTPGSRKIYTVCLFLFTYIIPLLILAITYAIVGILLWKRTAPGNKDQTRDLHRLRSKIKIVKMLVIVVAVFGVCWLPLHVFAMLVDFYEGFLQFENEQEHLRVLIMFLCVHWLAMSNSFANPIIYGFTNENFRKDLALLFYMWCPCCGCLQRILPRTTSSQSRTKDSFILKQQSTLKRGYRPGHNSVCYRNNVDRLPRYMSVKMCGQDSKESGSE, from the exons ATGAATGAAATCGTATCCATAGACGCTGGCCGAGCGGAAATGTCTAACAATTTCAGTGAAGCAATTCTGATGACAATCTCCGAAGCACAGCTTAATATGACGACGTTTAACGCGTCTTTGACAACGAATGATTCAAACTCTAGTCTTAGTAAACATGCATTTCTGTCGGATGAGTCTCTTTCAGGATTAATAGTTTTATATACTTTAACGACTTTACTTTCAATAACGGGAAACATTTTTGTGGTCCTTGTCTTTGCCAAAGGACGACATTCTCGAACAGATCTGCGACCGTTCCTCATCAATCTGGCGGTTGCAGATTTAGTTATGGCATTTTTTTGTATGCCTTTTACTTTCGCAGACACCATCCTGGGACAATGGGTTTTCTACAAACCCATTTGCACGCTGGTGCTCTTTGTTCAACTGTTTTCTGTGGCAGCAAGTGTCATGACAAATATGGCTATAGGGATAGACCGATTCCTTGTGGTCCTTTTCCCCTTGCGATCAAGAGTAACATATTCTCGCTCAAAATATGTCATAACTGTCATATGGTTTTGTGCGTTTTCCTTAGCCTCCGTGCAGTTTTTTGTTGGTAGGGCCCAGAAACACGGGGACATTTATAAGTGTGTTGAGGTGTGGCCCACCCCGGGCTCCCGGAAGATTTACACAGTgtgcttgtttttgtttacttacATAATTCCACTTTTAATTCTTGCCATAACATACGCTATCGTGGGAATTCTTCTTTGGAAAAGGACAGCTCCCGGAAATAAGGATCAAACGCGGGATTTACATAGATTAAGGTCAAAGATCAAG attgTCAAAATGTTGGTCATAGTAGTCGCAGTATTCGGGGTGTGTTGGCTTCCTCTTCACGTCTTTGCGATGCTTGTTGACTTCTACGAGGGGTTTCTTCAGTTCGAGAATGAACAGGAACACTTGAGAGTTTTAATCATGTTCCTATGCGTCCACTGGTTAGCTATGTCGAACAGTTTTGCTAATCCAATCATTTACGGGTtcacaaatgaaaatttcaGG AAAGATCTAGCGCTGCTATTTTACATGTGGTGTCCCTGTTGTGGCTGTTTACAAAGAATTCTACCAAGAACCACAAGCTCCCAGTCCCGTACCAAAGACAGCTTTATCCTGAAACAGCAGAGTACGTTAAAGCGGGGATACCGGCCAGGGCACAACTCTGTCTGCTACAGAAACAATGTTGATAGGCTTCCCAGATATATGTCTGTTAAAATGTGTGGTCAAGACAGCAAAGAAAGCGGCTCGGAGTGA